The following coding sequences lie in one Cotesia glomerata isolate CgM1 linkage group LG5, MPM_Cglom_v2.3, whole genome shotgun sequence genomic window:
- the LOC123265309 gene encoding uncharacterized protein LOC123265309 encodes MATITLINHNELLKIFKSHMHKLESDNHAIVINPDKTPAGEHIRRFNAPVADDVARIMVGNRTGAETNKNVSSKDYYAYRLMIRRRLDNAILRFRELCQQFIVDMYAKIEGERLRYLRYNQLKLRVEEYIHLRDAIVNNADAAEIGNSVILPSSYVGSPRHMQEYIQDALTFVREYGRPCLFITFTCNPKWPEIKSLLLPGQNSIHRHDITACVFRQKLKSLINFITKSHIFGPTRCWLYSVEWKKRGLPHAHILVWLIDKIHPEEIDNIISAEIPDPFTDQLLFDIVTTNMIHGPCGTFNRSSPCMSDGKCTKNFPKDFTNDTITNVDGYPIYRRRNPDNGGQSFKWQVLR; translated from the exons ATGGCTACAATAACCTTGATTAACCATaatgaattgttgaaaatattcaaatcccaCATGCACAAATTAGAAAGCGATAATCAcgctattgttattaatccTGATAAAACACCAGCTGGAGAACACATTCGTAGATTCAACGCACCTGTTGCTGACGACGTTGCTAGAATCATGGTTGGCAATCGTACAG gtgccgaaacaaacaagaacgtTAGCTCGAAGGATTATTATGCGTATAGATTGATGATTAGACGTAGGCTAGATAACGCCATTCTACGATTTCGAGAGCTTTGTCAACAATTCATAGTCGACATGTACGCGAAGATAGAAGGCGAACGACTACGATACTTACGATATAATCAACTCAAGCTACGTGTGGAAGAGTACATTCACTTGCGAGACGCTATTGTCAACAACGCCGACGCCGCCGAAATTGGTAACTCTGTCATTCTACCATCATCGTACGTAGGCAGTCCACGTCATATGCAAGAGTATATACAGGATGCTCTGACTTTCGTGCGCGAATATGGGCGACCgtgtttatttatcacgttCACATGTAATCCAAAATGGCCAGAGATTAAATCTTTGCTGTTGCCTGGCCAAAATTCAATACATCGTCATGACATTACAGCATGTGTGTTTAGACAAAAGCTGaagtcattaataaattttattactaaatcacaTATATTCGGTCCCACACGTTGCTGGCTGTATTCGGTTGAGTGGAAAAAGCGAGGATTACCTCATGCCCACATTTTGGTTTGGTTAATCGACAAAATCCATCCTGAAGAAatagataatataatttctgCAGAAATTCCCGATCCGTTTACTGATCAATTgctgtttgatattgttacaACAAACATGATTCATGGCCCATGTGGTACTTTTAATCGTTCATCGCCTTGCATGTCAGATGGaaaatgtacaaaaaatttccctaAAGATTTCACTAACGATACAATCACAAATGTCGACGGATATCCAATATATCGTCGAAGGAATCCAGATAATGGCGGACAATCATTTAAATGGCAAGTTTTgaggtga
- the LOC123265960 gene encoding probable glutamate receptor, with the protein MKNLVIFSIFLLVLILPAVKNDFLNRPNHIYEKIIRSIHRYYNNTCIILIHATLEPVEPKVGIEEHTRLKNLQAYFSRAGIRTVIMNIKTFITEIGGSYYHIKRPLFVLLNDSDELRDQFATLLAPWIDMAYPTWLTFFNDETSIYDYFRDIYIPFDCNFMISKRNLEINYEAEIITEVYQVYRGLELRHGIFATWNIVSGVEYTKYSLYQRRSDLHGHTLRVISLEDPPFSEIIRDKNNNVIGLRGFFGGIMDLLKESLNCTLTYQTSNEWGYLLENGTWTGAMNTLINNETDIFAAELFMTRDRLDSLKFTTPLYSTKSRVFIKKPASSMLSWDKYITPFTTGIWSALGIIILVSSASITIMKSIAVVIHLKNVEDDKADSKFWDVVFSIFGALCSQGMELSLLNPIRIVQFSIHVTAVVVLAAYSAALISSLAVKVFVLPFTTMEGLLEDRTYRFGVLDASADYTFFQNTTDPIMGVLYDEVLVKETELPSNYLEGLTKVCSEEKYAFMSLDAAVSQLKSSVDCTLVPLDTISQASIGMALGPDCPFRGIINNNILLLRDSGLLNKLLHSDWALPGDNIKSEWATVELNDVLPLIVVLIVSNFVSVFMMCGEKLMQLKLARNRGKKIVKFVKGVKLSPKNNNTIK; encoded by the exons ATGAAAAATTTggtgattttttcaatttttttgttggtaTTAATATTACCAGCAgtaaaaaatgactttttgAACCGTCCAAatcatatttatgaaaaaattattcggAGTATTCAtagatattataataatacgtGTATTATATTGATACACGCAACTTTAGAACCAGTAGAGCCTAAAg TTGGGATAGAAGAACATACAAGGTTAAAAAATCTCCAAGCATACTTCAGTAGAGCTGGCATTCGTACAgttataatgaatattaaaacatttattacagag ATTGGCGGCAGTTATTACCACATCAAGAGACCTCTATTTGTTCTTTTAAACGACTCAGATGAATTGAGAGATCAGTTTGcaact ttATTAGCGCCGTGGATAGACATGGCGTACCCAACATGgttgacatttttcaatgaCGAAACGTCGATCTACGATTACTTCCGCGACATTTACATACCCTTCGACTGTAACTTTATGATATCGAAAAGAAATTtggaaattaattatgaagCAGAAATCATCACAGAAGTCTATCAAGTTTACAGAGGACTTGAATTGAGACACGGTATTTTCGCGACCTGGAATATTGTATCAGGTGTTGAGTACACTAAGTACAGTTTGTATCAACGAAGAAGCGATTTACATGGCCATACATTGCGAGTTATATCTCTAGAg gaTCCGCCATTCTCAGAAATAATTcgtgataaaaataacaatgtgATAGGACTAAGAGGATTCTTCGGTGGTATAAtggatttattaaaagaaagtTTAAATTGCAC GTTAACATATCAAACATCAAATGAATGGGGCTATTTGTTAGAGAACGGTACTTGGACCGGCGCAATgaatacattaattaataatgaaacaGATATATTTGCTGCTGAATTATTTATGACAAGAGATAGGTTggattcattaaaatttactactcCACTTTATTCAACCAA GTCTCGagtattcataaaaaaaccaGCATCTTCAATGCTGAGTTGGGACAAATACATAACACCATTTACCACCGGCATTTGGAGTGCTCTgggtataattattttagtaagCAGCGCATCGATAACAATAATGAAATCAATAGCTGTTGTTATTCATTTAAAGAATGTTGAAGACGATAAAgcagattcaaaattttgggatgtcgttttttctatttttggaGCTTTATGCAGTCAag GAAtggaattatcattattaaatcCAATACGGATCGTACAATTTTCAATCCATGTGACAGCTGTAGTAGTTTTAGCAGCCTACTCAGCAGCACTAATAAGCTCTTTAGCTGTTAAAGTATTTGTGTTACCTTTCACGACCATGGAAGGATTATTAGAAGATCGCACATATCGTTTTGGTGTTTTGGATGCTTCTGCTGATTATACCTTTTTTCAg AATACAACAGATCCAATAATGGGAGTGTTATATGACGAAGTACTAGTAAAAGAAACAGAATTACCATCTAATTATTTAGAAGGACTAACAAAAGTATGCAGCGAAGAAAAGTATGCATTTATGTCACTGGATGCTGCAGTATCGCAATTAAAATCTTCAGTCGACTGTACTTTAGTTCCATTAGATACAATTTCACAAGCTTCTATTGGCATGGCTCTGGGACCCGATTGTCCTTTCCGTggcattattaataataa CATACTTTTATTGAGAGATAGCggacttttgaataaattacttCATTCTGATTGGGCGTTACCTGGTGACAAt atcaaaaGTGAATGGGCGACTGTAGAGCTAAATGACGTATTACCTCTGATAGTAGTTTTAATTGTCAGCAATTTTGTAAGTGTTTTTATGATGTGTGGTGAGAAGCTGATGCAGCTCAAATTGGCGCGGAATCGCGGGAAGAAAATTGTTAAGTTTGTCAAAGGTGTTAAATTATCGccgaaaaataataacacaatCAAGtga
- the LOC123265966 gene encoding uncharacterized protein LOC123265966, with protein MFNRKKYLLVLVVTIIATVVQSKMVADAPPDLVMEKTTTKGVVGSVSSYLWPFTSVALQFINSILIHTKNMQLPCTIYDLSKLEYSCTPYHAKVIDDSGAPMDR; from the exons ATGTTTAATCGTAAAAAATATCTGCTGGTTTTGGTAGTAACTATCATTGCTACCGTGGTACAATctaaaa tgGTTGCTGATGCTCCGCCCGACCTTGTGATGGAAAAAACAACCACTAAGGGTGTTGTCGGTTCTGTATCCAGTTACCTGTGGCCGTTTACTTCCGTAGCCCTTCAATTTATCAACAGCATATTAATTcatacaaaaaatatgcaattGCCTTGTACTATTTACGATTTATCAAAGCTGGAGTACTCTTGCACTCCTTACCATGCTAAAGTTATTGACGACAGTGGCGCTCCTATGGAtcgttaa
- the LOC123265962 gene encoding uncharacterized protein LOC123265962 isoform X1: protein MLKLKVFVVFLLAVIIEAGPAVYNQPVLLSSLDPQWHLIPVEHKASGVHIYDDEPNRYGEEQEAAEKESLYDQIYGWTLKPILDWTDWMLSPVMSMYEKTMNLMGFRKKSKKMDDDGDAAPRSRRKRGVVGSVANTAVNTVHLPLSFIYDIALAPFRLIRRIFSFITAPFRVVYNKIGSLILPSSFRNNSQSPNDVLALLSNTGSTTTDNQELWNHMMKNMGKVAKRNAVKMVNMGWDYTKADILPSLDSLIEKYGESDFLPADFRKMLKNFRRIYQITHMLNII from the exons ATGTTGAAGTTAAAAGTATTTGTCGTATTTCTTCTTGCGGTAATCATTGAAGCTGGACCAGCTGTTTATAACCAACCGGTGTTGTTGTCTTCTTTAGATCCACAATGGCACTTGATTCCGGTAGAACATAAAGCGTCCGGTGTCCATATTTACGATG ATGAACCAAATCGCTACGGCGAAGAGCAAGAAGCCGCGGAAAAAGAGTCGCTTTACGATCAAATATACGGGTGGACTTTGAAGCCCATTCTGGACTGGACGGATTGGATGTTAAGCCCAGTAATGTCTATGTACGaaaaaacaatgaatttaatgGGATTTAggaagaaatcgaaaaaaatggaCGACGATGGTGACGCAGCACCCAGATCTCGCCGCAAACGTGGAGTTGTTGGGTCAGTTGCTAATACGGCTGTAAATACTGTTCATTTAccattatcatttatttatgacaTTGCATTAGCGCCATTTCGATTAATAAGACGtatatttagttttataaCGGCACCATTTCGTGtcgtttataataaaataggaAGTTTAATACTACCATCATCATTTCGAAACAATTCACAAAGTCCGAATGATGTATTGGCATTATTATCAAATACAGGGTCAACAACAACTGACAACCAAGAACTGTGGAATCatatgatgaaaaatatgGGCAAAGTCGCTAAACGTAATGCTGTTAAAATGGTTAATATGGGATGGGATTATACTAAAGCGGACATTCTGCCGTCTCTTGattcattaattgaaaaatacgGTGAATCTGATTTCTTGCCAGCAGACTTTAGAAAAATGCTTAAAAATTTCCGtagaatttatcaaattacacatatgttaaatattatataa
- the LOC123265962 gene encoding uncharacterized protein LOC123265962 isoform X2, giving the protein MLKLKVFVVFLLAVIIEAGPAVYNQPVLLSSLDPQWHLIPVEHKASGVHIYDDEPNRYGEEQEAAEKESLYDQIYGWTLKPILDWTDWMLSPVMSMYEKTMNLMGFRKKSKKMDDDGDAAPRSRRKRGVVGVNNN; this is encoded by the exons ATGTTGAAGTTAAAAGTATTTGTCGTATTTCTTCTTGCGGTAATCATTGAAGCTGGACCAGCTGTTTATAACCAACCGGTGTTGTTGTCTTCTTTAGATCCACAATGGCACTTGATTCCGGTAGAACATAAAGCGTCCGGTGTCCATATTTACGATG ATGAACCAAATCGCTACGGCGAAGAGCAAGAAGCCGCGGAAAAAGAGTCGCTTTACGATCAAATATACGGGTGGACTTTGAAGCCCATTCTGGACTGGACGGATTGGATGTTAAGCCCAGTAATGTCTATGTACGaaaaaacaatgaatttaatgGGATTTAggaagaaatcgaaaaaaatggaCGACGATGGTGACGCAGCACCCAGATCTCGCCGCAAACGTGGAGTTGTTGG GGTCAACAACAACTGA
- the LOC123265964 gene encoding uncharacterized protein LOC123265964 yields the protein MKRLLLVFLVMTFALTVHTHVTKRNESDEDNSDEDDEEEEGGLKGLMLKTKNMTMKVPFVGELTGDTIGKLIDGYELIQRLTNGAVGRILGGAFPCTISLDSFACTGHTVGQDFASIAEAILNSFPSVLVPSFLKTSIIMMIQMFIEPTIDVFFGGIAKPEATQG from the exons ATGAAGCGTTTACTGTTGGTATTTTTGGTAATGACATTTGCCCTTACCGTTCATACTCAtg TGACTAAGCGGAATGAAAGCGATGAAGACAATAGTGATGAAGATgacgaagaagaagaaggaggATTAAAGGGTTTGATGCTCAAAACTAAGAACATGACCATGAAAGTTCCTTTCGTTGGTGAACTTACTGGAGACACAATTGGAAAACTTATTGACGGATATGAACTAATTCAGAGATTGACTAACGGCGCTGTTGGACGTATTCTTGGGGGAGCATTTCCCTGTACCATTTCTCTGGATTCCTTCGCCTGTACTGGTCACACCGTTGGCCAAGATTTTGCATCTATTGCTGAAGCTATTCTGAACTCGTTTCCGTCGGTGCTCGTCCCATCATTTCTAAAAACGTCTATTATTATGATGATTCAGATGTTCATTGAACCGACTATTGATGTTTTCTTCGGAGGAATAGCTAAGCCAGAAGCTACACAGGGTTAA
- the LOC123265963 gene encoding uncharacterized protein LOC123265963 — MNLIILISIFINILLVTEGANPSDGIRRLKNKVNSAVNDLTRYRNSLESNLKYKLSNLKINEMTNVNNAVNSAIDETRKAITAANTQGKNADHCFEPMRLRLRDASQAAFNSLDECANDQVLTLKPVEQNIETHVLNGKLLLSKLDLIMINCASGTPIQVQVCIAQKMPEANSSVNNYESTISQLKNTGDSISSSGITGAMRCFQTPMTTLYNNVSSARIASSTCIKNA, encoded by the exons atgaatttaataatattaataagtatttttataaatattttgttggtaACTGAAGGCGCGAACCCTTCAGATGGAATTAGACGTCTTAAAAACAAAGTTAATTCGGCTGTTAATGACCTAACGCGTTACCGTAATTCACTAGAGTCAAATTTAAAGTACAAAttgagtaatttaaaaataaatgaaatgacTAATGTTAACAATGCTGTTAATTCTGCGATTGATGAAACGCGg AAAGCAATAACTGCAGCAAATACGCAAGGAAAAAATGCAGATCATTGTTTTGAGCCGATGAGATTACGCCTTAGAGATGCGAGTCAAGCTGCATTTAATTCTCTGGATGAATGCGCCAATGATCAAGTACTAACATTAAAACCTGTTGAGCAAAATATTGAGACTCATGTTCTT AATGGCAAATTATTGCTATCAAAATTAGATTTGATAATGATAAACTGCGCATCAGGAACGCCAATACAGGTCCAAGTGTGTATTGCCCAAAAAATGCCGGAAGCTAACAGTTCAGTGAACAATTACGAGTCTACTATCAGCCAATTGAAGAATACTGGGGATTCGATATCGAGTTCTGGAATTACTGGCGCAATGCGTTGCTTTCAAACGCCAATGACTACTCTTTACAATAATGTTAGTTCTGCAAGGATAGCTTCAAGTACTTGTATAAAAAATGCttag